The following proteins are co-located in the Longimicrobium sp. genome:
- a CDS encoding SixA phosphatase family protein: MKLLVIRHGVAGEREDWAARSGKPDAERPMTGEGRRRMRRGARGLRRIVPDIDVLASSPLVRAVQTAEIITAAYGGSLAIETVDELSPERRPDELLGWLRAQQPGATVAVVGHEPHLGFLVGWLLTGRNDSFVAFKKGGAVLLDFDDPPVGGNAVLAWAIAPRQLRWLGERQ; encoded by the coding sequence ATGAAACTGCTGGTGATTCGCCACGGGGTGGCGGGCGAGCGCGAGGACTGGGCGGCACGGAGCGGAAAGCCCGATGCCGAGCGGCCGATGACGGGTGAGGGACGGCGGAGGATGCGGCGCGGCGCGCGCGGGCTGCGCCGCATCGTTCCCGACATCGACGTGCTGGCGTCGTCGCCGCTCGTGCGGGCCGTGCAGACGGCCGAAATCATCACCGCGGCGTACGGCGGGTCGCTGGCCATCGAGACGGTGGACGAGCTCTCGCCCGAGCGCCGGCCCGACGAGCTGCTGGGCTGGCTTCGCGCGCAGCAGCCCGGCGCCACCGTGGCCGTGGTGGGCCACGAGCCGCACCTGGGCTTCCTGGTAGGCTGGCTGCTGACGGGGCGCAACGACTCGTTCGTCGCCTTCAAGAAGGGCGGCGCCGTGCTGCTGGACTTCGACGATCCCCCGGTAGGCGGCAACGCGGTGCTGGCCTGGGCCATCGCGCCGCGGCAGCTGCGCTGGCTGGGCGAGCGGCAGTGA